The genomic segment AGCTTTTTTTATCTAACAAAGCAGTATTGTCTTTCTCTAAAAATATAGTAGATAGTTTAGCAAATGTGCCTTCCTTAGAGTCGAGAATAGAACATCATACATTAGCGTTTACAAAATTTTTTGAAGCAAATGTTTTACAATATACAGCAGCATTGTACAAAGCAGATACTTTTGAGTTGCCTACCACTTTTTTTAACACGAATAAAATTGAAAGCTATCAAAAAGAAGTTTCTGGGAAAAGTGAAAAAGATGTAAAACTTTGGCAAAATACGTTTAGTGTTTTAGAGAGCGATTGGGAGTTAGATATCGAAATATTTAAAATTATATTTAGTGTAATCTTTACATACGATCTTTTAGAAAGATCGATACATAAGCGTTCAGAAGTTATTCAAAATGAATTAGAAAATATTAAAACATATCTATCTGACGTAAAAAGTACAATCTCGAAAGCAAAAACAAAAACAGCTATAAAAAGCACGTTTGTTAGTGAATTAAAAAATGTAAACAAAAGCTTTAAAAAAATTATTGAAGAAACTTCTATACGCGTTTCCAACTTAGAATTACCATTACAAATTAATCAGTTCGAAGAGAATGTTTTACAAGTTCTAAAAACACTTTCTACCAAAAGAGCCATTAGTTCGGATATGGATTTTGGAACAAAAACAGCAACCTCTTCTATCAATTATATTTCACCTTTCCAGTTGGTAACCTACCAAAGTTGGCCAAGTTTACTAACAGTAATTAAACAAGCAAAAGTAGATTTAAATGAAAAAGTTACTTCTTTTATAGACGATATAAACGCGTTGGCGCAAGTAAGTGAATTTAATTTAGAGTCTGCATTATCTCTTTTCGAAAACGATACTAATGATAGTGTTTCCACAGAAAATTCACCCAAAAAAGTTGCTTTAGAAGGTTTAGAAAGAAGTGAAGAAAAAATTGAAGAATTAAAAAGTACATTGGATAATTTAAATGTTTCTAATGGCGAAATGTTGTTGCCAAGCATTACTAAATTTAACCATAGCATTTTAGAGTTAACAGATACCGAAAATATTTTAGAAATTAGATTGTCTATTGCAAAGGCAAAATCTATAGAAAAAAGTAAATTACTTAAAGAAAAAGTAATAAACAACGTTAAGAATTTTGTACCTATTGCTGTAAATTATTCGAAAGATAAGTATACAAAAACAGCAGGTCGTCTAAAAAATTTGTTAATCAGAACAGGTTTGTACAAAGAAATCGTAGATGTAAATGGAGATTTGTCTGACTTTTTAAAACAAGCAGAACAGGCTTTAGATGAATTGCCTTATGTGTACCAACGTTTATTTCGATCGGAAACTTTACAAAACGAAACGTTGTTTATTGGAAGAACAGAAGCGTTACAAAATTTAGATAAAGCTTACGAATCTTTTGGTAAAAACCAGTATGCAGCCACAGTAATTGTTGGAGAAAGAGGTTCAGGAAAAACGTCTTTAATTCATCATTTTTTGGGTAAGCATAAGAAAATTCCAAAAACGATTTTCCTGTCATCTAAACAAAATATTTGCGAACCTATTGAGTTTATTGAGTTCTTAAAAACGTCATTCAACAAAGATTTACAAACCATAGAAGAATGGATTGAATTTTTTAACGCAGGTAAACAAAGAACAATTATTTTAGAAGACCTTCAATATTTATATTTTAGAAAAGTGGGTGGTTTTAATGTGCTTCATTTGCTATCTAATTTAATTGCTTCTACAAAGAAAAATGTATTTTGGATTGTTACTTCCTCTAAATATGCATTTCAATATTTAAATAAATCGATTCAAATATCAGAGCTTTTTGCATATCAAATAGAAATGAATGAAATTGATAAGCAAACCATAAAAGAAGCCTTAATAAAAAGACATAAAATTAGTGGTTACAATTTATATTTCGAGCAACCACCAGTTGCTTATTTAACCAAAAAGTTTTTAAAAGCTCCTTTAGAAGTGCAACAAGAGATTTTAAAAGAAGAGTTTTTTAGCGATATTAATAAAATTGCGCAAAGTAATTTTAGAATTGCGTTTATGTATTGGATTCGTTCCACAGTAAAAGTTTCTGGAAGTACCATTTATATGCGTTCTTTAAAAAGTATAAACACCTCTTTTTTAAACAAATTAACACCTCTAAAATTATTAATGCTTAATAGTATTTTATTGCAAGAAAGATTAACCATAGAAGATATTGTAGAACTTTCTAGTTTAAATGAACAACACACCAAAAATAGTATACATGCTTTGTATGAAAACGGATTGTTAACTATGGAAAATGAAGAGTTTTACACGATTAACATATTTTTATATCGTCAAATTACCTCTTTATTAAAAAGTAAAAATGTGATTCATTAAATAGAAACAATGAAAAAAATAATTATCATATTCCTTTTTATTTCTGTCAATTTAATGGCGGTAAATAAAAATACTGCTACGTTTTTACCAATTCAATCTTCGACTTTACAGAAAGTAGATACGCTAAAAGTAGATTCTTTAAAGTTGAATACTATTGTAAAAGAAGAAGCTAAAAAAGAGGTTAAAAAAGAGGTTAAAAAAGAAGTAAAAGATACCAAAGATAAAATCGTTGAAAATTTAAAACCACCAGAAATTTTAGAACTCTTTTCTGCGGGAAAAATTATCTGGGCGATTATATTTATTATTATTGGTTATTTATTTATAAAGTTTACAGTTTCTTTATTAGAAAGATATGCGGAAAAGTTTACAAACCAACGTATTACAATAAAAGGAATTATTCCCGTAGTTAAAATTTTTGGTTGGATATTTATCATCGTTTTAATTATTGTTGGTATTTTTCAACCTCCATTTGCTACAATAGTTGCAGTTTCTGCATCTTTAGGAATTGCAGTTGGTTTCGCATCTCAAGATATAATTAAGAATATTTTTGGTGGAATTATTATTTTATTAGACAGACCTTTTACGGTTGGCGATAAAATTGAAGTTGGAAGTCATTATGGAGAAGTTGTAGAAATTGGGTTGCGTTCGATAAGAATTGTAACTGCAGACGATTCTTTGGTAAGTATACCAAATGGAGAATTAATGAACAAATCTGTGTCGAATTCTAACACAGGTGAAGCCAATTGCCAAGTAGTGGCAGAAATTTATTTACCAATTACTGTAGATACAAAACGTGTTCGTCAATTGGCAAATGAATCTGCACAAATTTCTAAATACATTTATTTAAACAAACCTATTTACGTGTTGTTTTTTAATGAAGTAAAAGAAGGTCGTTCGTACTTAAAAATGCGTTTAAAAGCCTATGTTGTAGATATTCGTTACGAATTTGCCTTTAAAAGCGATATGACAGAAATCGTTATAAAACAGCTTTTAGAACAAAATATTATTAATCCTAAAGATTTGAGATAGGTTGTTTTGAAAATAAATAAGAAGTTTAAAAAATTAAAAACCGAATTTTTTCTTCATAAAAGGCTCTATAGTGGAAGCTGTAGTTATTGTTAAATGTATTGATTTTAATACTTTTGGGCTAACATTTCCTACTGCTCTTTCTGGTTTTTTGCTGTATATTTAGTATATAAACTATAGATTAATTAATCTGGTTGTGGAGAGTATTTTATATTCTTTTGAAGAATAATAGCATTAGGTAATGTAATTAATTCTTTTTCGGGTGTTCTTAAAGTGATAAAAAAAGCACCAATATCTCTAATTTCTCCAGTAATATCATTGTCTTTTTCTAAAACAGTAATAGAATCTCCAATTTTTACGGGGTAATTTATAAATAGAATTATACCAGCTGTAATATTAGAAAGTATGGACCATTGTGCAAAAAATGCAATTCCTAAAATGGTTAAAAAAGAAGACACATAAATTAATAATTGTTTTTCATCAACACCCCAAATAAAGGCAACCACTATAATAAGAGTAATATAAATAAGAATTGTAATTATTTTATTGGTTACTAAGATTCTGGCTTTTTGAAAACCAAATTTCAATTGAATTTTACGTAAAGATTTTGTAATTAGCCATCGAGAAAAAAAGGCTACTGCAAAAACAATAATAGATCCAATAAATTTATAATGACTTAGCAGTTCCATAATAATACTAATTAAATAATGCTTTTAATTCTGTGGCTTCATTTGGTTTTAATTTACCAGCTAAAACCAAACTTAATTGTTTGCGTCTTAAAGCACCTTCAAAACGTTCTTTTTCTAAAGCCGTTTCTGGAATTAATTGCGGAATTTGAACAGGCTTCCCAGTTTCGTCAACTGCAACAAAGGTGTAAATTCCTTCATTTACTTTTGTTTTCTGTCCAGATTGCCTGTCTTCTATCCAAACATCTACATAAATTTCCATTGAAGATTTAAACGCTCTAGAAACTTTTGCTTCTAAAGTAACCACACTTCCAACAGGTACAGATTTGTTAAAAGCCACATGATTTACAGAAGCAGTAACCACAATTCTAGTGGAATGTCTTCTTGCAGCAATACTACAGGCTCGATCCATTCTTGCCAACAATTCTCCTCCAAAAAGATTGTCTAAATAGTTGGTTTCACCAGGTAAAACTAAATCTGTTAAAATGGTTAAAGAATCTTTAGGTGTTTTTGCTTCCATCAAAAAATATTTTTTTTGCAAAGATAGTAATCGCTTACTAAAAAGCGAAGGCAAAAAGTATAAAGAAAAGGGAATTTATTTTGGTGTGTTTACAAGCAACCAAGCATCTTTAGAAACTGTTCTTTTAATGCGGTTTAAACTGTTAATTGCTTTGTTTTTATTAGCATAACTATTGTAAGTAACTTGGGTTAAACCCCATTTATTAACGCCAATAATTTTAGCATTATACCCTTTTTCTTTTAGTTGTTCTACTTTTTTAACAGCATTTTCTACAAACTGAAAAGCACCAGCAACAACATGATAAGGTTTTGATATTTTTTTAGCAACATTTAATTCGATAGTTGGTAAAGGATTTGAGATTACAAAAGTTGCAGCTTGTATTTTTTTATCCAACGCTTTTTGTTGGCTTGCCAAAACTTCTTTTTGCTTGTTTTGTTGATAACCATTGTAACCAGCGAGACCTAATGTTAATAAAATTGCAGCAGTTGCAGCATATTTTATAAATACAGAAACTCCTTTTTTATCATTAGTTTTAGTAACAGGAATTAAAGGTTTTACTTTTTCTTTATACCTTTTTATTTCTGAAGATTTTAAGGTAGATAATCCAAAAGATTCCGTTAAAAAATTAACATCTGTAATTGGTTCGAAAACAATTTGTTGCGCTTCGTTTAAAGAAATTGTTCCTAAATTATTTAGGTTTATTGCTTTTTTTTGAATTTCGTTTTGCCATTTAATTACAGACAAAGAAATAGCAGTAGAGGCCTTTTCGAAAGAAATATTTTCGGTTGAAGCAATGTAGTTTGCCAACAAACCATCATTATGTTTTAAATGATTGTTAAACGTAATTTGTTTTGTTGGTGGATAAAAAGTATGAGTATTCTCATTTAATTTTGCACCAATTCTATTGGTTACAAACCCCCCAAAATCCGGAACAATTACGCAATCGTATCTGTATAATAAATCGTTTATGTAGTTGGCTAAATTCATTGCAACAAATATATAAGTTTTGAAGTTTCACAAAAGAAAGTTCTCTAAAAATTATCAACAATTTTTTTATATCTTGGTTGACAAATTGTTACCTGTGAAAGAAGAAAAATTACTCGCTATTTTACGTTTACAAAAATCGAAAGCGGTTGGCGATATTTTGGCAAAGAAACTTATTGTAAATGTGGGAGATGTGGTTCAAATCTTTAAAGAAAAACCCACAACATTATCAAAAATAAACGGAATAGGAAATTATGCATTAAAACACCTTTTTGATGAGAAGAACGTCAAATCTGCAGAACAAGAGCTAAAATACTTACAAGATCATAAGATTGATTATTCTTATTTTCTGGACGACGATTATCCAACCAATTTACAGCATTGTATAGACAGCCCTATTTTATTATTTAAAGATGGTAATATCGATTTTTCAAATAACAAAATTATATCTATAGTTGGTACAAGAAACATGAGTTCTTACGGACGCGATTTCTGCAATAAATTAATTGAAGATTTGGCAATACACAATCCAATAATTGTAAGTGGTTTTGCTTACGGAGTAGATATTTGTGCGCACAAAGCTTCCATTAAAAATAAGTTGCAAACTATTGCAGTTTTAGCACACGGTTTAGAGGAAATTTATCCGAAAGTTCATAAAAAATATATCAATCAAGTAAATGAAAATGGCGGATTTCTTACCGAATTTTGGCATGAAGAAACTCCTTTAAGAGAAAATTTCTTAAAACGAAATAGAATTGTGGCAGGAATTTCTACAGCAACCATTATTATAGAATCTGCAGAAAAAGGAGGTTCTTTAGTAACTGCAGATATTGCAAACTCCTATGATAGAGATGTTTTTGCAGTGCCAGGAAGAACCACAGATATCTATAGCAAAGGTTGCAATAATCTCATTAAAAATAACAGAGCACAATTGTTAACATCTGCAAACGATATTGTAAAAATGCTCAATTGGGACATTCAAGAAAAACCCAAATCCATTCAAAAACAATTGTTTGTGGAACTGAATGAGAACGAACAAAAAATTTACGATTTATTGCATGAAAAAGGACCACAATTATTAGATGTAATTTCTTTGGAATGTAACATTCCTATTTATCAATTATCATCCATTTTACTACAAATGGAAATGAAAGGTGTTTCGAAACCTTTACCTGGAAAGTTGTTTGAGTTGGTGTAGGAGTAGGAAGTTTGAAGATGCAAGTTTGAAGTAAGAAAGAACAATTTCAAATTTATTTTTTTAATTCGTGAATTTGTGGCGAAATTATTCTAGCGAGAATCATTTCAACAAAAAATCCTTTAATTATTCTTATTTTTGAGCAAAATCAATAGAAAAGAGAAGATGGCAGTAGAAAAAAAGTTGATGTCCAAGAAAAAACCTTCATTTCCTATAAACGAAATGTTGCATGCCTATTTAAAAAACTACAATAGAACGATTAAAAATTCTGTTTGTTACGACGATTTATTGCGTTTTCAAGGTTCAGTTACTGTTTACGATAAAAATGATGAAGACACACTTTGGATTCGTACTTATTACTCAGATTCCGATAGAAACGAGATTGATAAAAATTTAAAAAAAGTCTATACAATGTTGCATTCAGATGGAAATGACGATGCAATTCCCTTCCTAAATGTAGATGCAATTGATTACTGTACATTTGGAAATTCGAAACCCTTTAGAATAAAAATTAGAAATATCTTAAACGATAACTTTACCTACTTTTATGTAAAAAAGGCAGATGCTTCTAGAGTTTATGGTTTAGAATTAGAACACATTCTATCTCCACATAATATGAACTTTCTCGTTTACAAAGACACCTTAATCGAAGAACATATTGCAGGAATTCCAGGAGACGATTTTATTAGCGATTTTTTACCACATTGTACAGAGTTAGAAAAAGCGCAAATCGCCAAAGAATTTGTAAAATTTAAAGAACGATGTTTGGTGCGTTTGTTGGGCGATATGCGATCTTACAACTATGTAATTACGCCAACACACGATTTCGATCATATTATTTATAAAATAAGAGCCATAGATTTCGACCAACAATCTTTCGAAGGAAACCTAAAAGTGTACAACTTACAGTTTATGAAAGAGAATTTTAAGATGATAGAAATGGTGGGTAAAAAACTAGAAAACAGTTCTATAAGGCAATACAAAATAGAGGAACGTTCTTTTATGGCAAAAAGAATGATTACTGCCCCAAGAAGAACTACTCGTTTAATTAAATGTATGAAAGCAGACACTATTTCCTTTCCAGAAAATGTAGAGCTTTTAAAATCGCATTTAATAAAATATGTGGGAGATGTAAAGTTTAAAGATTGCGAAAATATGGGCGAAATTCTCGAAACCATTTTAGCATTTGTAAAACGTAACTATTTAGATATTAGTAATAAAGAGCTGTTTTAAAATAAAAAAAGAGGTTGTTTTTTTAAACAACCTCTTTTAATTTTTTGTGTTTTAAATTGTCTGCTAGAAAACGCCAATAAAATGACTTCCTTCTACATTTACCAATTCAGCACCTTTGGTAACTGCACCAGTTTCAGTTTCTACAACATAAATATTTCCGTTTTTCCCTACAGGAGCTTGCGTTAAATAAATTTCTGTTCCATCTACTACAAAACCTTGATATTGGAATAAGTAGAAATCTGGGTCGTAAGGGATACCATTAATTTTTTGAGCAGTTTGTGTATTTAAATCTACCAAAGCAAAAAATCCTTGAGGTCCTGCAACACCTTCTGCAGATCCATCATGACGATATGCTAATACTGCTTTACCATTAGAGGCTGGTCTCCAAGCTAAAATATAAGCACCTTTTACACCTAAAGCATCATCTAAATTAAAATCATAAGAGTTATCATATTGGTTATTTGCATCAATTTTTAAAATATGAGAACCATTTGGGTCACTTTGGTTTGCTTGGTAAACACTTCCATTATATTCAAAGGCATTTATACTTCGGTATCCATTCGTATTTCCATGTCCTACAGTAGATGTAATTACTGTTGGGTTTAATAATGATGGATAATCTAAAACGATGGTTTTAGAACCTAAAATTTCAAAATTACTATCTCTTTCTACTGTAGAAGGATCAACTTTACTTAAACGTGCACCAATGTATAATTTGTTTCCAGCTGCATTTAAAGTTGACATATCTATTCTAGAAATATAGTACCCTTTTGCTTCTTCTTCTGCACTTAGTGGAACATTATGTTCTTCAAAATTCTTTATTGAAGAGTTTACCAAATCTAAAGTAACTACACCAATTTTTGCATTTGTACGAATATAAGTATCGTCTGTTGCATCGTTTGGAGTACCATTGTCATCTACTTTATGTTCTGTAGATACATAAACTGCTGCACCTGTTTGGTCACCATCAAATAACTTTATCCATCTAGGAGCACTACCTACATAAGGAGCAATACTAACTTCTGAACCAGTAAGAGTAAATTTTTGTCCACCTTCTACAGTATATTTGGTGTAATTACCTCCAGTATCACCAGCATAACTAATATTAAATATGATGTTACCATCTTCAGAAGATTGTAATCTAGCAGTTCGATTAGAAGGTGCAATAAAACCATTTTCAAAAGGAGTTATGGATTTGGTTGGGTCTTTGGCAACTTCGCTACTTATACTATAAATTAGTGTTCCACCATTTCCATCTCCAGGGTTATCTCCCATTTTAGCTGCAGCGACAGTTATCCATCTATTATCTCCATTATTAGAATCCGTATTCGAGGGAGCTTTAAGGTTATCATTACTACACGCAGTTATTACACCTATGGTTATCGAAAATAGTGCGATTGCTTTAAAGTTTAAAAAATTACGTTTCATGTTAAGTTATTTTATTTTTGATTAAAATTTATTTATTGAATAGTTAAGTTTAAGGTAAAAAGCTCTTCCTGGTTTTTGTACCGATAAGTTATCGTATACTGGTTTGTCAAATATATTTTTGATATCAAAACTCATTACAAGATTGTTGTTAGGAAAAGAGTAACTGAGTCCAAGATCTTGTGCAAATTGTTGAGGAACTTTAAAGAAATCTGCTCCTGAAACTCCAGATGGAATATTTAAATAGCTAAACTCATCTGTAAAATACATTGTGTAGAATAGATTTAATCTAGATTTTTTTTGAAATACATTTTCAATCGAATATCGTAAGCTACTATTCATCGTAAAGAAAGGAGTGTTTGGAACGTCTATTTCTATGTTATTATTCATAATTTTTAAATCAAAACGAGAAATATTAAAATTAAAGCCAAAATTATGATTGTAGTTATAGTTTAATTGTGCTTCTATTCCTTTAGATGTTCCGCTTCCCTGGTTTACATACACTATTAAATCATTATTTACATTTGTAGAATTTTCTATAGGTAGACCAATTCTGTCTTTAATTTTTCGCATAAAAAAATTGGTAGAAATAGTAAATTGGTGTTTTTTGAGATTAAATGTGCCAAATCTAAAACCTAAGTTATAGTTGTTACTTTGCTCTGGGTTAATACTTGTGTTTGCAACAACATTATCACCATCATTACCAAATGTTTCTGTTTCGTTTGGTAAACGAATTGCTTTTTCGGCCGATGTTAACAAGGTAATATTCGATTTTAAGGCATACGAAAGTGCAAAGCCATACCCATTATGTTTTTTATTAGAACTTATAATTTCGTCTACTATTATGCTTTGTCCATTATTATCAACTTCTACTGTAGGATCTACACTTGTTGTTTTTTGTTGATAATGCTTACCGAATATATTCGCCTTTAATTTTTTATCTAAAGCAGTTAATTCGTAGGTTAAAGAGTAAATGTTTTTGTTTAAATCTCTTGTTCCGATAAAGGTGTTTTCTAAAACCGATTTTAAGATATCGCTATCTTTTCTATTAATATTACTATACACATGGTTTAGCAGAAGTTTATGTTTCCTATTAATCTTATAAGAAAGCCCTGTTCTAATAGTTGCAACATTTCTATTTATTTTATCTAGTGTTGGTCCTCCTTCCTGTTGAGAACGCCATGAATATTCATATTCATCTCCTTTAAAATCAATTGCTTTTTGTCCGTTCCAACTATAAGCTGTAGCAACTGTGTCGTTTACTGCACGGTTTCTTTTACCATATAAACTGTGTATATTTAAATCTAAACCTTTAGTGAAAAGATTTTTCTTTTGATAAGTGAGCGTTGCTAACATAGCATTTGACTCTAAAAACCTGCCTTTATATGGTGTAATGGTCATAAAAGCTCCATGTTGTACTTCTTTGTAATCTTTAGAACCAGTAAAACCAATTAAAAATTGGTCTGCCCATTTTACATCTGTAAATCCAAATTGAGCAATTCCTCCAGTAGATTTATAGGCATCATTAAACCTTCTAGCAGTAATGGGTGTTTGCACACCTCCTAGACCTGTAACTAAAACACTTCTACCAGAAACTTTATAATCATTATCGGAATAATTATGAAAAAGTGAACCTTTAAATGTAAAACCAGATTTTTTAAAACGATACAAACCGTTAACATTTGTTTGAGAGGTATTAAAAGATCCATAAGAGCTAGAAACATTAAAATTAGTTTTTGCCCCTTTATGAAGTATAATGTTAATGACCCCTCCCAAAGCATCATCAGCTAAATGACCAGGAACGACTCCTTTATCCCGCATTATGCATTAGGAATAAACAAAAGGAGGACTTAAATTATTAATTTGGGAGAATAATCCGTCCATCCAAGGTCTTTTT from the Polaribacter cellanae genome contains:
- a CDS encoding SPOR domain-containing protein; this translates as MNLANYINDLLYRYDCVIVPDFGGFVTNRIGAKLNENTHTFYPPTKQITFNNHLKHNDGLLANYIASTENISFEKASTAISLSVIKWQNEIQKKAINLNNLGTISLNEAQQIVFEPITDVNFLTESFGLSTLKSSEIKRYKEKVKPLIPVTKTNDKKGVSVFIKYAATAAILLTLGLAGYNGYQQNKQKEVLASQQKALDKKIQAATFVISNPLPTIELNVAKKISKPYHVVAGAFQFVENAVKKVEQLKEKGYNAKIIGVNKWGLTQVTYNSYANKNKAINSLNRIKRTVSKDAWLLVNTPK
- a CDS encoding mechanosensitive ion channel domain-containing protein, which codes for MELLSHYKFIGSIIVFAVAFFSRWLITKSLRKIQLKFGFQKARILVTNKIITILIYITLIIVVAFIWGVDEKQLLIYVSSFLTILGIAFFAQWSILSNITAGIILFINYPVKIGDSITVLEKDNDITGEIRDIGAFFITLRTPEKELITLPNAIILQKNIKYSPQPD
- a CDS encoding acyl-CoA thioesterase, producing the protein MEAKTPKDSLTILTDLVLPGETNYLDNLFGGELLARMDRACSIAARRHSTRIVVTASVNHVAFNKSVPVGSVVTLEAKVSRAFKSSMEIYVDVWIEDRQSGQKTKVNEGIYTFVAVDETGKPVQIPQLIPETALEKERFEGALRRKQLSLVLAGKLKPNEATELKALFN
- a CDS encoding mechanosensitive ion channel family protein, producing the protein MKKIIIIFLFISVNLMAVNKNTATFLPIQSSTLQKVDTLKVDSLKLNTIVKEEAKKEVKKEVKKEVKDTKDKIVENLKPPEILELFSAGKIIWAIIFIIIGYLFIKFTVSLLERYAEKFTNQRITIKGIIPVVKIFGWIFIIVLIIVGIFQPPFATIVAVSASLGIAVGFASQDIIKNIFGGIIILLDRPFTVGDKIEVGSHYGEVVEIGLRSIRIVTADDSLVSIPNGELMNKSVSNSNTGEANCQVVAEIYLPITVDTKRVRQLANESAQISKYIYLNKPIYVLFFNEVKEGRSYLKMRLKAYVVDIRYEFAFKSDMTEIVIKQLLEQNIINPKDLR
- the dprA gene encoding DNA-processing protein DprA — encoded protein: MKEEKLLAILRLQKSKAVGDILAKKLIVNVGDVVQIFKEKPTTLSKINGIGNYALKHLFDEKNVKSAEQELKYLQDHKIDYSYFLDDDYPTNLQHCIDSPILLFKDGNIDFSNNKIISIVGTRNMSSYGRDFCNKLIEDLAIHNPIIVSGFAYGVDICAHKASIKNKLQTIAVLAHGLEEIYPKVHKKYINQVNENGGFLTEFWHEETPLRENFLKRNRIVAGISTATIIIESAEKGGSLVTADIANSYDRDVFAVPGRTTDIYSKGCNNLIKNNRAQLLTSANDIVKMLNWDIQEKPKSIQKQLFVELNENEQKIYDLLHEKGPQLLDVISLECNIPIYQLSSILLQMEMKGVSKPLPGKLFELV